From the genome of Corallococcus macrosporus DSM 14697:
CCGAAGTCGATGAGGCAACCCACCTCGTCCACGCCCAGCTCCTGGAGCTGGCCAATCCGCTCGCGCACCGAGCGGGGCGTGCCGAACAGGCCGCTCGTCTCGAAGTAGCGGTCGAAGGCGTGACCGGCCAGCCGGTCCAGGTCCGCCTCCGTGGCCGAGTTCATGTCGATGCCCAGCGTGCTCCCCAGGCCGCGCATGAGGTCCGCGGAGCTCTTGAGGTAGTTGCGGAAGGGCTGCTCCACCACCTCGCGCACCTTCGCAGCGTCTTCGCCGATGAAGGTGTGCAGCATGAGGGTGACGTGGCCCTCGCCCGCGTGGCCCGCGTCGCGCCAGGCCTGACGGTAGAGGCCCAGCTTCTTCTCCAGGTCCTCCCACGTCTGCCCCAGCAGGTGCGTGAGGATGTTGCACCCCATGCGGCCCGCGGTGATGAACGTCTCCGGGTTGCCCGCGGCGGTGAGCCACACGGGCAGCTCCGCCTGCACCGGCCGGGGACGCAGCTTCACGTCCACCTGGGCGCCACCTCCGCCCGGGAAGCGCACCGTCTCCCCGCGCCACAGCCGGCGCACGGTGTCGATGCCCTCCATCATCAGCTCGCGGCGCTTCTCGTACTTCTCCGGCGCGAAGACGAAGTCGTTGGCGTGCCAGCCGGACGCCACGGAGATGCCCACGCGCCCGCCGGACAGGTTGTCCACCAGGGACCACTCCTCCGCCACGCGCACCGGGTGGTGGAGCGGCAGCACCACGCTGCCGGCGCGGATGGCCACCCGCTTCGTGACGGCGGCCACGGCCGCGCCCGCCACCGAGGGGTTGGGGTACAGGCCACCGAAGGCGTGGAAGTGGCGCTCCGGCGTCCACACCGCCGCGAAGCCGTGGGTGTCCGCGAACTTCGCGCCCTCCATGAGCAGCTTGTAGCTGCTCTCCCCACGCGACGCCTCCGCGTCATCCGCGAAGTAGAAGAGGCTGAAGTCCATGGGGCGCTTTCGGGCCCCCGCGGCGCGCGCGGGAGCCTTGAGCGAGCCCCCCTCCCCCTGCACCACCACCTTGAAGCCACGGGTGAGCGTCCACAGCAACTCCAGGACGGAGATGTCGAAGGAGATGCTGGTGACGGCCAGCCACGCGCCCGCGGGCGAGTGGCCCACGCGCACGTCCATGGCCGCGAAGAAGTTGGCCACGCTCCCATGCGGAACCACCACGCCCTTGGGGCGGCCCGTGGAGCCGGACGTGTAGATGACATACGCCGCGTTGTCGGGCGTGGTCCCCTGGGCCAGCGGAGACGCCGGCGATGCGGCATAGGGCTCCGCCGTATCCAGCAGCACGGCGTGGAGGCCGGCCACGGGCAACGTGCCCGCCAGGTGCGACTGCGTGACGAGCACGCGCGCGCCAGAGTCCTCCAGCATGTATGTCAGCCGCTCCCGGGGATAGTCCGGGTCCAGCGGCACGTAGGCGCCGCCAGCCTCGAGGATGCCGAGCATCCCCACCACCATCTCCACCGAGCGCTCGGCGCACAGGCCCACGCGCACCTCGGGCCCCACGCCCAGGCCGCGCAGGTGCAAGGCCAGCGCGGAGGCGCGGCGCGACAGCTCCGCGTAGGTGAGCGCCCCATCCTCGGCGGCCACCGCCACGGCGTCGGGCGTGCGGGCGGCCTGCTCACGGAACTGCGCGTGGATGCAGTGCGACGGCTCTGGAGAGAGCGGCGCCGTGAAGTCGTTCCAGTCCACCAGCAGCGCGCGGCGCTCGGCCTCGTCGAGCAGCGGCAGGTCGTCCACGCGCGCGTCCGGCGTGGCGACGATGCCTCGCAGCAGGGCCTCCAGGTGGCCGGCGAGCCGCGCCATCGTCGCGGGCGTGAAGAGGTCCGTGCGGTACTCCAGCGCCGCGTCCAGCCCTCGCGCCGTCTCCACCACCGCGAGCTGCAGGTCGAACTTCGCGGTGCCCTCCACGGCGCCGTCCGGCACGGGCAGCACCGGGCGCCACTGCATGCCCGGCACGTCCATGTCCACCGGCGGCAGGCTCTCCAACACCAGGTTCGCCTGGAACAGCGGATTGTCACCGCCGCGCGCCGCGCGCGCCGCGCCCACCACCTCCTCGAAGGGCAGGTCCGCGTTCGCCAGCGCCTCGTGGAAGGTGCGGCGCATGCGGCCGAGCAGCTCGCGGAAGCGGGGCGAACCGGAGACGTCCGCGCGGAGCACCAGCGTGCTGGCGAAGAAGCCCACCACCTCGCGCAGCTCCGCCCTGTCCCGCTGGGCGAAGATGGTGCCCAGGCCGAAGTCGTCCTGGCCGCTGTAGCGGTGCAGCAGCGCCGCCCAGGCCGCGGAGAGCGTGACGAAGAAGGTGCAGCCCTCGCCGCGCCCCACCCCCTTGAGCGACTCCACGAGGTCCGCGGGCAACGTGAAGCGGTGGAGCGCGCCGCGGAAGCCCGGCTCGCGCGGGCGGGGGAAGTCCGTGGGCAGCTCCAGGCGCGGCAGGTTCTCCAGCTTCCGGGCCCAGTAGGCGCGCTGCCCATCCAGTGCGCCCTCCAGGCCACGCTGCCAACGGGCGTAGTCCACGTACTGCAACGCGGGCGCGCCCAGCGCCGCGGCCCCGCCCGACACCTCCGCGCGGTACAGCGCGGCCAGCTCCCGGGCCAGCACGCCAATGGACCAGCCGTCCGTGACGATGTGGTGTTGGGTCATCAGGAGCACGTGCTCCTGGTCCTCCAGCGCCACCAGCGCCGCGCGCACCAGCGGGCCTTCGGCCAGTTGGAACGGCGTCTCCCCCTGGGTCCGGGCGAGCTGCCCCACCTGCGCCTCACGCTCCGCCGCTGGCAACGCGCGCAGGTCGGCGTGGGCCACCTCCAACGGGCGCGAGGGCGACAGGTGCTGGCGAGGCTGCCCCTCCACTTCGGGGAAGGCCGCGCGCAGCACGGCGTGACGCGACACGAGCCCCTGGAGCGCGCGCTCCAGCGCGGGGACGTCCAGCGCCCCGGAGAGCCGGAGCTGGAAGTGGACGTTGTACAGCGGGCTCTCCGGCACCAGCCGGTCCAGGAACCACAGGCGCTGCTGGCCGGGCGACAGCGGCAGCTCCCCGTCCAACGGGCCCGCCTTCAGCGGCGGCACGGCGGGCGCGGCGGCGCCCTTCCACGCCTCCACCAGGTGCGCGGCGGCGGCGCCCAGCGTCGGGTGCTGCCAGAGGAACGCCACGGGCAGTGACACGCCCAGCTCCTCCTCCAGCCGGCCGTGCAGCTCCAGCGCCATCAGCGAGTCCAACCCCAGGCTGGCCAGGGACGTGTCCGGCGCCAGGGACGCGGGCGCCGCGCGAAGCACCCGCGCGGCCTCCACGCGGAGGAAGTCCTCCAGCAGGGCCGGGCGCGCGTCATCGGCCGCCAGGGACAGGCGCTCGCGCAGCGGCGCCGCGGGCGCGGTGTCCGGCACCGGCGCGGCCTCCTCGCCCGAGAGCTCCACCACCTCCAGCGTGCCCGCCAGGAAGCCGTCACGGCAGGCCCGCCGCTGAATCTTGCCGCTGGACGTCTTCGGGATGCTGCGGGCCTGGAGCAGCACCACCGTGTGCGCGTGCACCTGGTGCTCGTCGGCGAGCGCGCTGCGCAGGGCGCCCACCACCGCCGCGCCATCGAAGCCCTCGCGGACGTCCACCTCGGACACCACCACCAGCCGCTCCTCCCCCTCCACCTCCACGGAGAAGGCGGCGCTGCACCCGGGCCGCACCGCGCGGTGCGCGCGCTCCGCGGTCATCTCCAGGTCCTGCGGGTACAGGTTGCGGCCCCGGACGATGAGCAGATCCTTGAGCCGGCCGGTGATGAACAGCTCCCCCTCCGGCGACAGGAAGGCCAGGTCGCCGGTGCGCAGGAACGGGCCCTCGCCGCTGGCGAGCCGCGCGCCAAAGGCGTGCGCCGTCTCCTCCGGGCGATCCCAATACCCATTCGCCACGCTGGGGCCGGACACCCACACCTCGCCCACCTCGTGAGGCGCCCGGGGCGTGCGCGTCTCCGGGTCCACGATGAGCAGCCGCTGGTCTGGCGCGCCCTGTCCGGACGACACCAGCGTGCGCGCCGCGGGGCCCTCCGCCACGTCCGGCGCCAGCTTCGCGCGGCCCAGCTCCAGCGCGGCGGTGTCGAAACGCGCCTGCACGCAGGGCGTGCCCTTCACACCGCCGCTGACGATGAGCGTCGCCTCGGCCAGGCCGTAGCAGGGATAGAAGGCCTCGCGCTTGAACCCCGCGGGCGCGAAGGTCTCCGCGAAGCGCTCCATCGTCTCGCGCCGCACGGGCTCCGCGCCGTTGAAGGCCAGGTCCCAGTGGCTCAGGTCCAGGCGGGCCACGTCCTCGGCGCGGGCCTTCCGCGCGCACAAATCATACGCGAAGTTGGGCCCGCCGCTGCACGTCCCCTTGAAGTGGGAGACGGCCTCCAGCCAGCGCAGGGGCCGCTGGAGGAACGCAATGGGTGACATCAGCACGCATGGGAACCCCAGGTAGAGCGGCTGGAGCACCTTCCCGATGAGACCCATGTCATGAAACATGGGCAGCCAGCCAACGCCGACGGAGCGCTCCGCCTGCAAGCCGAAGTCACGCGTAATCAACGACTCGTTGTGGAGGATGTTGGCGTGGCTGACCTTGACACCCTTCGGGTTGCCCGTGGACCCCGACGTGTATTGCAGGAAGGCCAATGAGTCAGGCGTCAGCTCCGGGCGCTTCCAGCCGGCGGCCTCGGACTCAGGGACGGCGTCGCTGGCGATCCACTGCAGCTCCCCCAGCTCGGGCGCCTGCGGCGTGAGGAACTCCGCCATCTCCTGGATGAAGGTGGTCGTCAGCACATACCGCGCGCCGCAGTCACGCGCGATGGCGCGCAGGCGGGGCAAGGTGCGGTCCAGGCGCGTGGGGTCCGGCGGGTAGCACGGCACGGCGATGACGCCGCCGTAGAGGCTGCCCATGAAGCCCGCGACGAACTCCAACCCTGGCGGGTAGAGCAGCAGCGCCCGCTCCCCCTGCGCCCCCAGGGCACGCAGCCGAGCCCCCAGCGAGCGCGCCCGTGAATCCAGCCGCCGGTAGCTCCACTCCTCCACCGGGCCGTCCACGTCTCCTGTCTCCAGGAAGCGATACAGCAGCGCGTCGCCTTGGGACTCGGCGCGTTGACACAACACGTCCACCAGGGTGGGGAAACGGTGAGCCCGCGGCTCGATGTGCTCGGTCATGTCTTCTCCTGCTCAGGACACGGCCCGGGCTGACACACGGCCACAACGCCAGACTGAGCACGGAGAACCCCCGGTAATACCTTCCGGTCAAGCCTCCCCGAGACAGCGTGCCGCTTCGCCCGGAAGAGGAAGCACGCTCGTACCGCGCCTGAGCGCCCCCCTCGATACAAAGGCGCTTGTGCCACCGCCGTTGCCTGCTTGTCCATATAAACGATAAGATCGATTATTACAGCGATAGCGGTTCCTGATAAAAAGATTCCGCCACGCCAATGGCACCCGGTAGAGGGACGTCCTGGACGTGCTCACGCGACGCCGGACGCGCATCCGACACTGAGTGGCACCCATTCACGGAAGGCCCGCTGACGGCATGGCTTCTTCGAGCAGGCGCATCGCCACCCAACCCGCCCGCGTCTTCAGCCTCATCTGGCTGGGGCAGCTCGTCTCGTCCTTGGGGACAGGGCTCACCCAGTTCTCGGTGGGCGTCTTCGTCTACCAGAACAGCGCTTCGGTCACGGAGTACTCGCTGGCCTCCTTCTTCGGGTTCCTCCCGATGGTACTGCTCGCCCCTGTCGCGGGGTCCTTCGTGGACCGCAGCAACCGCCAGCGGGTGATGTTGCTGGCGGACCTGGGGGCCATGACCTCCATCCTGCTGATGTGGGGTCTGGTCTCCGCGGACAGCGCCGGCCTGTGGCCGCTGCGGAACTGGCACTTCTACCTGCCGCTCGCCATGGGCGCCGCCGCCAGCACCTTCCGCGTGCTGGCCTTCTCCACGACCACGCCCCTGCTGGTCTCCAAGGAGAACCTGGGCCGGGCCAACGGCATGGTGGAGCTGGCGATGAGCGCCGGCCAGCTCCTGGGCCCCGCCATGGCGGGCGTGCTCGTGGTGCGCCTGGGGCTCCAGGGCGTGCTGCTCATCGACCTCGCCACCTACGTCTTCGCGCTGGGGACCCTGCTGTGCGTGCGCATTCCCCAGCCCGAGCTGGACGCCACGCAGGCGGCGGCCCGGAAGTCGCTCTGGACGGACATCGCGCTGGGCTGGCGCTTCATCCGGGAGCGCCAGGGCCTGCTGGGGCTGCTGGCCTTCAGCTCCGCCGTCAACCTGGTCTCCGTCCTGGTGACGGTGCTGATTACGCCCCTGGTGTTGAGCTTCACGGACCCGACGACGCTGGGCTGGGTGGTGTCGTGCTCCGGTGTCGGCATGGTGATGGGCGGCATCACCATGGGCGTCTGGGGCGGCCCGAAGCGGCGCATCCAGGGCGTGCTGGGCGCCGAGCTCATCGCGGGGCTGGCCCTGCTCGCGGCCGCGCTTCCGGCCAGCGTGTTCGTCGTCGCGTGCGCCGCCTTCGTCTTCATGTTCACCGCGCC
Proteins encoded in this window:
- a CDS encoding MupA/Atu3671 family FMN-dependent luciferase-like monooxygenase produces the protein MTEHIEPRAHRFPTLVDVLCQRAESQGDALLYRFLETGDVDGPVEEWSYRRLDSRARSLGARLRALGAQGERALLLYPPGLEFVAGFMGSLYGGVIAVPCYPPDPTRLDRTLPRLRAIARDCGARYVLTTTFIQEMAEFLTPQAPELGELQWIASDAVPESEAAGWKRPELTPDSLAFLQYTSGSTGNPKGVKVSHANILHNESLITRDFGLQAERSVGVGWLPMFHDMGLIGKVLQPLYLGFPCVLMSPIAFLQRPLRWLEAVSHFKGTCSGGPNFAYDLCARKARAEDVARLDLSHWDLAFNGAEPVRRETMERFAETFAPAGFKREAFYPCYGLAEATLIVSGGVKGTPCVQARFDTAALELGRAKLAPDVAEGPAARTLVSSGQGAPDQRLLIVDPETRTPRAPHEVGEVWVSGPSVANGYWDRPEETAHAFGARLASGEGPFLRTGDLAFLSPEGELFITGRLKDLLIVRGRNLYPQDLEMTAERAHRAVRPGCSAAFSVEVEGEERLVVVSEVDVREGFDGAAVVGALRSALADEHQVHAHTVVLLQARSIPKTSSGKIQRRACRDGFLAGTLEVVELSGEEAAPVPDTAPAAPLRERLSLAADDARPALLEDFLRVEAARVLRAAPASLAPDTSLASLGLDSLMALELHGRLEEELGVSLPVAFLWQHPTLGAAAAHLVEAWKGAAAPAVPPLKAGPLDGELPLSPGQQRLWFLDRLVPESPLYNVHFQLRLSGALDVPALERALQGLVSRHAVLRAAFPEVEGQPRQHLSPSRPLEVAHADLRALPAAEREAQVGQLARTQGETPFQLAEGPLVRAALVALEDQEHVLLMTQHHIVTDGWSIGVLARELAALYRAEVSGGAAALGAPALQYVDYARWQRGLEGALDGQRAYWARKLENLPRLELPTDFPRPREPGFRGALHRFTLPADLVESLKGVGRGEGCTFFVTLSAAWAALLHRYSGQDDFGLGTIFAQRDRAELREVVGFFASTLVLRADVSGSPRFRELLGRMRRTFHEALANADLPFEEVVGAARAARGGDNPLFQANLVLESLPPVDMDVPGMQWRPVLPVPDGAVEGTAKFDLQLAVVETARGLDAALEYRTDLFTPATMARLAGHLEALLRGIVATPDARVDDLPLLDEAERRALLVDWNDFTAPLSPEPSHCIHAQFREQAARTPDAVAVAAEDGALTYAELSRRASALALHLRGLGVGPEVRVGLCAERSVEMVVGMLGILEAGGAYVPLDPDYPRERLTYMLEDSGARVLVTQSHLAGTLPVAGLHAVLLDTAEPYAASPASPLAQGTTPDNAAYVIYTSGSTGRPKGVVVPHGSVANFFAAMDVRVGHSPAGAWLAVTSISFDISVLELLWTLTRGFKVVVQGEGGSLKAPARAAGARKRPMDFSLFYFADDAEASRGESSYKLLMEGAKFADTHGFAAVWTPERHFHAFGGLYPNPSVAGAAVAAVTKRVAIRAGSVVLPLHHPVRVAEEWSLVDNLSGGRVGISVASGWHANDFVFAPEKYEKRRELMMEGIDTVRRLWRGETVRFPGGGGAQVDVKLRPRPVQAELPVWLTAAGNPETFITAGRMGCNILTHLLGQTWEDLEKKLGLYRQAWRDAGHAGEGHVTLMLHTFIGEDAAKVREVVEQPFRNYLKSSADLMRGLGSTLGIDMNSATEADLDRLAGHAFDRYFETSGLFGTPRSVRERIGQLQELGVDEVGCLIDFGIPADTVLASLPLLDEVRQRCVRDSRRAGTAKSIPEQLREHGVTHLQCTPSLARALLAEPESAEALGNLRRLMVGGEALPGALAASLRQALPASAELLNMYGPTETTIWSSTARVAAEETAAVVSIGTPLLRTRFYVLDALLRPAPVGVAGELYIGGSGVVRGYLGRPELTAERFIPDAWSNEPGARLYRTGDRARWRADGTMEFLGRVDYQLKVRGFRIEAGEIEAALTAQPAVRESVVVAREDVPGDVRLVAYVVPQSGAAVDVAALRDALAQRLPEHMVPSLVVELPALPLTPNGKVDRKALPAPNVVRSAKAAFVAPQGQLEEQIAQVWRSVLRVEQVGVHDNFFDLGGHSLLMVQVHAQLKSVLGQDLPLLKLLEHPTISTLARFARQDAGAGQSQVEAAQDRAKRQLESLKRQRQRARK
- a CDS encoding MFS transporter produces the protein MASSSRRIATQPARVFSLIWLGQLVSSLGTGLTQFSVGVFVYQNSASVTEYSLASFFGFLPMVLLAPVAGSFVDRSNRQRVMLLADLGAMTSILLMWGLVSADSAGLWPLRNWHFYLPLAMGAAASTFRVLAFSTTTPLLVSKENLGRANGMVELAMSAGQLLGPAMAGVLVVRLGLQGVLLIDLATYVFALGTLLCVRIPQPELDATQAAARKSLWTDIALGWRFIRERQGLLGLLAFSSAVNLVSVLVTVLITPLVLSFTDPTTLGWVVSCSGVGMVMGGITMGVWGGPKRRIQGVLGAELIAGLALLAAALPASVFVVACAAFVFMFTAPVAMGCSQAIWQSKVPPAIQGRVFATRRMLALSAPPIAALLAGPLTDKLFDPLMAPDGALASSVGQVLGTGPGRGIALLYIVLGLMLATCVVLAWSAPRVRAVEDELPDALPPQVVPAAQSQA